Genomic window (Oryza sativa Japonica Group chromosome 3, ASM3414082v1):
CTTGTACTACCACATTTAGGCCTCATGGTTTTCTATGACTTTAGTTGTACTTGTGTTGTGTTGATCATGTCGCATGCATTTTTTCTTAGAAGCAACTACTCTATTGTAAAGTTAGAGGGGCGTGAGTCCCTAACATGTGGTGGCCCATCgtcatgggcccacatgtcaaagGTACACATCGGTCCAACGTATGTTATGGGAGACTCGtcgcttcttctctctttcatctctctagtttttttttgtatatTTTGTGCCATGCAGTTGTTGATTAAACTTGTGAAGAAGAAGGGGTAGCGTGATTGATTGTTGATCTGAAAGTGGCAGCAAAATAATATTATGATGGATAATATGACACAATCTATAAGAAGTTAACACTTAAACCAATCATTTATGGAGTCATAGAAGATGTTTTTCTAAGGAGATGACAAAAGCGCACGTATACATGAGCACAATGCTGATGTACGATTTGATTTCATACCTTATCTTACATATCCTAGATCCATCGAATTTTATCGTTATGCATACATTTACCTCGAGAGTCATGGATAGGAGTGTGTGTGTTAAAGCCCATATCACtttatatttaattttggaaATACTTAATATAATTTCGTTATAGTGTTTCATCCATGGGCCGCACAAAGGCTTGGCCTATATTGGGTCTACTCCTTACCTGCTACAGTTAGTTTGTCTTTGTACTATCTCATGGTTTATGTATTTGCTCATCGGTGGGACATCACCTAATAATCATATATCCACTAACGATTAATATCTAGGTTTTATTTTAGAGTGTGACTTACTTCTTCCGTCCGAAAAAGATAGTAGGTTTAAAAGCGTCTATACCATATCTGATAATGTCGATAGCATCAACTCATGTACAACCAAAATAATTTATCATGAGATACCTCTATTTTCAGTAACAACCAAATAATATACTCACCGTGGAGAACATAGAAATCGGGTGCTCACACAACCTCCATATTTGACTAGATATAGAAGGTGGAGCAAATCCATGAATTTTGTAATAGAGTAGGACTAGTTCATAATGTCGGGACACTAATGTTGTATTcggttaggtttttttttaagtcctatccccaacctatataagatGGGTACACATAGCAATAATAAGCATAACACCAAGGTGACCAATGATATGCTCAAAATCTTAATGGATGTTCTAAATTAGACTAATTTAAGTATCTTGACAAATTTTATCGTGTAGAGATAGAGGAGCTAGTAATTATTACTAGCAACCTGAAAAACTTAATTTGGCTCCTCCGTAAAAAGAAGGAAACGGCGAAAAAGCGGCTGCCTCTGCCGCCGTCACGCTGAACGCGCCTCACCGGCTCACCGCCGCGGCtgacccaacccaacccaacccaacccggGCTCGATTTCACTTGAAATTTGGACCCCACCCAAACCTGTCGTCGCGACTCATCTACTATCCATTCTATTCATccccatggcgccgccgccgccgccgccgcctgccgccgccgcctcccccacccCAATGCTGCTCGCCCTCACGGGCCTCTCCACCTTCAGCGACAGGCTCGTCGAGTTCTTCAATCACTGGAACTCCTTCATCCGCTATGCCACCGCCATCTCCGACGACTTACCACCCCTTCCCGCCGCCGACCAACCGCCCAACCTCGCCGATGTCGCCGAGCCAGAATCCACTACCCCGCACAGCCCCGTCGCCGTCGATGAGCCAGAATCCTCTACCGCGCCCaaccccgtcgccgtcgccgtcgccgagcccaaGCCTGCACCCGTGCCCCAGCCCGAGGAGCCCAGGCCGAACCGCGGCGGCGACCCATCGGCGGAGCATATGGGCCGCATCTGCGAGCGCATGGGCTCGGGGGAGCTCCTCCGCTTCGTCATCTCCCGCATGGGGGACCTCTCCTGGCTGCTCCGCGCTGTCCCGcccgcgctccgccgcgcccCCAACCCCGCGGAGCTCGTGCTCCGGGCTATCGGCCGCTACTACATCCGACCCGGGGGCAGGCACACCGAGGCCGCGTGCGAGCTCCTCCTGCTGTCCTACGTGCGCGCCGGCTGCCCCCTCCGCCCGGGCCAGGAGGCCGGGGACGACCACCTGCGGGCGGAAGCCCGCGAGGCGGCGCTCTCGTGGCGCAGCCGGCTTGTGCGGTCCAAAGGACGggttgccgctgccgccgccaacgATGCCCGCGGCCTTCTTCTCCTCATGGCTGCCTTCGGCGTGCCCGTGGAGTTCCCGTCGCAGGAGATCTTCGAGCTGTTGCATGCTGCTGGCGGCCTGGCCTGCGCCGAGGTGCTCAAATGCTCCAAGCATTTCTTAGATAAGCTGCGTGGTGAGGGCCACTTACCACTGAATCACTGATAAACCCTTGTGACATTTCACCTATGCCTAATTATTCCAGTTCCTTGACTAACTGGCTGCAGCT
Coding sequences:
- the LOC9269595 gene encoding inactive protein FRIGIDA isoform X3, whose amino-acid sequence is MAPPPPPPPAAAASPTPMLLALTGLSTFSDRLVEFFNHWNSFIRYATAISDDLPPLPAADQPPNLADVAEPESTTPHSPVAVDEPESSTAPNPVAVAVAEPKPAPVPQPEEPRPNRGGDPSAEHMGRICERMGSGELLRFVISRMGDLSWLLRAVPPALRRAPNPAELVLRAIGRYYIRPGGRHTEAACELLLLSYVRAGCPLRPGQEAGDDHLRAEAREAALSWRSRLVRSKGRVAAAAANDARGLLLLMAAFGVPVEFPSQEIFELLHAAGGLACAEVLKCSKHFLDKLRDVVAHMLNRGIYHQTVATIIAFELQDAFPLSAIATCVIERVGRTKDQDSQEQHHLPGSRTSS
- the LOC9269595 gene encoding inactive protein FRIGIDA isoform X4 yields the protein MAPPPPPPPAAAASPTPMLLALTGLSTFSDRLVEFFNHWNSFIRYATAISDDLPPLPAADQPPNLADVAEPESTTPHSPVAVDEPESSTAPNPVAVAVAEPKPAPVPQPEEPRPNRGGDPSAEHMGRICERMGSGELLRFVISRMGDLSWLLRAVPPALRRAPNPAELVLRAIGRYYIRPGGRHTEAACELLLLSYVRAGCPLRPGQEAGDDHLRAEAREAALSWRSRLVRSKGRVAAAAANDARGLLLLMAAFGVPVEFPSQEIFELLHAAGGLACAEVLKCSKHFLDKLRDVVAHMLNRGIYHQTVATIIAFELQDAFPLSAIATCVIERVGRTKDQDSQEQHHLPGSKEND
- the LOC9269595 gene encoding inactive protein FRIGIDA isoform X2 — translated: MAPPPPPPPAAAASPTPMLLALTGLSTFSDRLVEFFNHWNSFIRYATAISDDLPPLPAADQPPNLADVAEPESTTPHSPVAVDEPESSTAPNPVAVAVAEPKPAPVPQPEEPRPNRGGDPSAEHMGRICERMGSGELLRFVISRMGDLSWLLRAVPPALRRAPNPAELVLRAIGRYYIRPGGRHTEAACELLLLSYVRAGCPLRPGQEAGDDHLRAEAREAALSWRSRLVRSKGRVAAAAANDARGLLLLMAAFGVPVEFPSQEIFELLHAAGGLACAEVLKCSKHFLDKLRDVVAHMLNRGIYHQTVATIIAFELQDAFPLSAIATCVIERVGRTKDQDSQEQHHLPGSDLKWGAEC
- the LOC9269595 gene encoding protein FRIGIDA isoform X1, translated to MAPPPPPPPAAAASPTPMLLALTGLSTFSDRLVEFFNHWNSFIRYATAISDDLPPLPAADQPPNLADVAEPESTTPHSPVAVDEPESSTAPNPVAVAVAEPKPAPVPQPEEPRPNRGGDPSAEHMGRICERMGSGELLRFVISRMGDLSWLLRAVPPALRRAPNPAELVLRAIGRYYIRPGGRHTEAACELLLLSYVRAGCPLRPGQEAGDDHLRAEAREAALSWRSRLVRSKGRVAAAAANDARGLLLLMAAFGVPVEFPSQEIFELLHAAGGLACAEVLKCSKHFLDKLRDVVAHMLNRGIYHQTVATIIAFELQDAFPLSAIATCVIERVGRTKDQDSQEQHHLPGSKENDEEKLALLRLLSKYVEDPKQCSTENFSIADRIAMLEQSLAKPHQAFTGTKRKRTAQEDSVECTRGPKCSYTPAASSASRNKNLEG